From Methanotorris formicicus Mc-S-70, the proteins below share one genomic window:
- the thiL gene encoding thiamine-phosphate kinase: MNELEIINLISKNLTYKGNAIKSIGDDCAVFEINKTYLVITTDMMFKSTHFPDILTPFQIGGRLITANVSDIAAMCAKPLGIVVSIGISKEYANKKFIDELSKGLNFMAEKYKCPVVGGDTNKSNELTLCGTAFGLTDNPIYRKAEIGDDICITNDLGRVFCALKMIEMRDKGIINKNQFNKLMEKYPNITKKLCEPEARVKEGILINRLINSSCDISDGLAKDLFYIGGFEIYSEELLKVVPEDVFEFCEEFNINPIEAVLNSGEEFELLFTTKKYLKVKEELKRINTKVVKIGRVIEDGRYLDDNVFKFGGYLHRW; the protein is encoded by the coding sequence ATGAATGAACTTGAAATAATAAACCTCATCTCAAAAAACCTAACTTATAAAGGGAATGCCATAAAATCTATTGGAGATGATTGTGCAGTTTTTGAAATAAATAAAACTTATTTGGTAATAACAACAGATATGATGTTCAAATCCACTCATTTTCCAGACATATTAACTCCATTTCAAATAGGTGGGAGATTAATTACTGCAAACGTCTCAGATATTGCGGCAATGTGTGCAAAGCCATTGGGGATTGTGGTTTCTATTGGAATTAGTAAGGAATATGCAAACAAAAAATTTATAGACGAGTTATCTAAGGGCTTAAACTTCATGGCAGAAAAATACAAATGCCCCGTAGTTGGAGGAGACACAAACAAATCAAATGAACTAACTTTATGCGGAACTGCATTTGGTCTAACGGACAACCCAATATATAGAAAGGCAGAGATTGGGGATGATATTTGCATAACTAATGATTTAGGGAGAGTATTTTGTGCATTGAAGATGATTGAGATGAGAGATAAAGGTATAATAAACAAAAACCAATTTAACAAACTTATGGAAAAATATCCAAATATAACGAAGAAACTCTGCGAGCCAGAGGCAAGAGTAAAAGAGGGCATTTTAATAAATAGATTGATAAATTCTTCCTGCGACATTTCCGATGGATTGGCAAAGGATTTGTTTTATATTGGAGGATTTGAGATATATTCAGAGGAGTTATTAAAGGTAGTTCCAGAGGATGTTTTTGAGTTTTGTGAGGAATTCAATATAAATCCAATAGAGGCGGTGTTGAATAGTGGAGAAGAATTTGAATTGTTATTTACAACAAAAAAATATTTGAAAGTAAAGGAGGAATTAAAAAGAATAAATACAAAGGTTGTTAAGATTGGAAGGGTTATTGAAGATGGAAGATACTTGGATGACAATGTTTTTAAGTTTGGAGGTTATTTGCATAGGTGGTAG
- the artE gene encoding archaeosortase family protein ArtE: MDKWEKTILKFFILTPIVYIIMKPLENFLIKYVTFHSYLILKMFEECYLEGNIIHLSNLSIEVIGVCTGVSLMAIYISLVIVTAKNFKEFILGSFIGISLIYFGNIIRICLIAFIGTHETYNIQTIHDIISYIDVPITVFAALLWLKIQDLINR, encoded by the coding sequence GTGGATAAATGGGAAAAGACAATTTTAAAATTCTTCATTTTGACTCCTATTGTTTATATTATTATGAAACCCCTTGAGAATTTTTTGATAAAGTATGTTACCTTTCATAGTTATTTAATTTTGAAAATGTTTGAGGAGTGTTATTTAGAGGGCAATATAATCCATTTAAGTAATTTGTCGATTGAGGTTATAGGGGTATGCACTGGAGTTTCCCTAATGGCAATATACATCTCATTGGTTATCGTTACGGCAAAAAACTTTAAAGAATTTATTTTAGGTTCTTTTATTGGAATATCCTTAATCTATTTTGGAAATATCATTAGAATATGTTTAATTGCATTTATTGGAACTCATGAAACCTACAACATCCAAACAATACATGATATAATTAGTTACATAGATGTTCCAATAACAGTATTTGCAGCATTACTTTGGTTAAAAATACAGGATCTAATTAACAGGTGA